A region of Nakaseomyces glabratus chromosome E, complete sequence DNA encodes the following proteins:
- the RPS19A gene encoding 40S ribosomal protein eS19 (CAGL0E01991g~Ortholog(s) have structural constituent of ribosome activity, role in rRNA export from nucleus, ribosomal small subunit biogenesis and cytosolic small ribosomal subunit, nucleus localization), whose amino-acid sequence MPGVSVRDVAAQDFINAYASFLQRQGKLEVPGYVDIVKTSAGNEMPPQDSEGWFYKRAASVARHIYLRKEVGVGKLNKLYGNAKSRGARPSHHADASGSINRRVLQALEKIGVVELSPKGGRRISENGQRDLDRIAAQTLEEEE is encoded by the exons ATGCCAGGTGTTTCCGTTAG AGACGTTGCTGCTCAAGATTTCATCAACGCTTACGCTTCTTTCTTGCAAAGACAAGGTAAGCTAGAGGTTCCAGGTTACGTGGATATCGTCAAGACCTCTGCTGGTAACGAAATGCCACCACAGGACTCTGAAGGTTGGTTCTACAAGCGTGCCGCCTCTGTCGCTAGACACATCTACTTGAGAAAGGAAGTCGGTGTCGGTAAGTTGAACAAGTTGTACGGTAACGCCAAGAGCAGAGGTGCTAGACCATCTCACCACGCTGACGCTTCTGGTTCCATTAACAGAAGAGTCTTGCAAGCTTTGGAAAAGATCGGTGTCGTCGAATTGTCTCCAAAGGGTGGTAGAAGAATCTCTGAGAACGGTCAAAGAGATTTGGACCGTATCGCCGCTCAAactttggaagaagaagaataa
- the MCH4 gene encoding Mch4p (CAGL0E02035g~Ortholog(s) have cell periphery, fungal-type vacuole membrane localization): protein MIDLATVVLKRNFLSNKKSGNVAEGSSNETVVANGTAIGMEMEPDIVLKNLRQAEEDTNEDLGLASTGFQKEAHVSNAEFFDLNKKPGAEITEQTHESQKSLIEVDTDDSLILDNDREFPDGGLRAWSVVFGSFMGLIPVFGVINSLGAIESYISTHQLMNVSSSTVSWIFSIYLTISFVSCIFAGGYFDRNGSTHLMILGTLFYVGGIFGLADCKDIYQFILSFSVLSGTGTGILMTPLVSAVASWFLRRRATATSIATTGGSVGGIIFPIMLRKLYVEIGFKWAIRVLGFICLSCLVCSIALTREKSKPMVEPFKSKTELIKWYLSSSFKLSYFTEMKFVFTTLGASFAESSLTTAATYLSSYAIARGNSENVAYLMLTAYNASGILGRYVPGYIADKFLGRFNVMIITISMSALLCLVIWLPFGGSTGALWAFACTYGFFTGSILSLTPVCIGQISKTADFGKRYATAYFVEALFNIPMLPIGGAIIGDRSVTHYNHFIIYVALLMAAGAFCYAVSRYLCVGIRIKKF, encoded by the coding sequence ATGATTGATCTAGCTACTGTGGTTTTGAAGAGGAATTTCCTCAGCAACAAGAAGAGTGGAAATGTTGCTGAGGGGTCATCTAACGAAACTGTTGTTGCGAATGGTACAGCCATCGGGATGGAAATGGAGCCGGATATTGTATTGAAGAATCTACGGCAggcagaagaagataccAATGAAGATCTGGGATTGGCATCCACTGGTTTTCAGAAAGAAGCCCATGTTAGTAATGCAGAGTTTTTCGATTTAAATAAGAAGCCGGGAGCTGAGATAACTGAACAAACTCACGAGAGTCAAAAGAGTCTTATTGAGGTGGATACTGACGATTCCCTCATTTTGGATAATGATCGTGAATTTCCTGATGGTGGATTAAGAGCATGGTCCGTTGTATTCGGTTCTTTTATGGGTTTGATCCCTGTCTTTGGTGTTATCAATTCTCTTGGTGCCATCGAGTCATATATTTCGACACATCAATTGATGAATGTCTCATCATCGACTGTCTCATGGATCTTTTCGATATACTTGACGATTAGTTTTGTTAGCTGCATATTTGCGGGTGGCTATTTTGACAGAAACGGCAGTACCCATCTCATGATCTTGGGGACCCTTTTCTATGTGGGTGGGATTTTTGGACTTGCTGACTGTAAGGATATTTATcagtttattttatctttctcCGTACTTTCTGGAACGGGTACTGGTATTCTTATGACACCTTTGGTTAGCGCAGTTGCAAGTTGGTTCTTAAGAAGGAGAGCAACAGCGACCAGCATCGCTACGACCGGTGGCTCCGTTGGCGGTATCATATTCCCAATCATGCTGCGTAAACTTTATGTCGAGATTGGATTTAAATGGGCTATCAGAGTCTTAGGTTTCATTTGTCTATCTTGTTTAGTTTGCTCGATTGCGTTGACAAGGGAAAAATCGAAACCAATGGTGGAACCATTCAAGTCTAAGACAGAATTGATCAAATGGTACCTTTCATCCTCATTCAAGCTAAGTTATTTTACAGAAATGAAATTCGTGTTCACTACTCTAGGTGCCTCATTTGCTGAGAGTTCATTAACTACAGCGGCTACATATTTATCATCCTACGCAATCGCAAGAGGAAACTCGGAGAATGTTGCGTATTTAATGCTTACTGCATACAACGCATCAGGTATACTGGGTAGATATGTACCAGGATACATTGCTGACAAGTTTTTAGGGAGATTCAATGTTATGATTATCACTATTTCCATGAGTGCACTTTTATGTCTGGTAATATGGCTGCCTTTTGGTGGATCAACTGGAGCCTTATGGGCCTTCGCATGCACATACGGTTTCTTCACTGGTTCCATCCTGTCGTTAACTCCGGTATGCATTGGCCAGATATCAAAGACAGCCGATTTCGGAAAGAGGTACGCCACTGCATACTTTGTAGAGGCACTATTTAACATCCCTATGCTGCCAATTGGTGGTGCTATTATTGGCGACAGATCTGTGACGCATTACAACCATTTCATCATATACGTGGCCCTACTAATGGCTGCTGGCGCTTTCTGCTACGCTGTGTCAAGATATTTATGTGTAGGTATCCGCATCAAGAAGTTTTAG
- the RRI2 gene encoding Rri2p (CAGL0E02057g~Ortholog(s) have role in adaptation of signaling pathway by response to pheromone involved in conjugation with cellular fusion, protein deneddylation and COP9 signalosome localization) yields MTDESDNYNDFMMSDEDMDSIEMEDEENDVEGDEGQRGGQEWVQNYEQGLSLWNDENYVAARQVFLKTLSMLVSEEELIEMRCKIHRQVLECWCKILMYGEPDNEQSTEIIADFRNFVELVNELHGKANCSLDLSSMFHHVTMDFMPNIYDRTFIPGITDDEESSKWAKMTFKTTILQILQGSWVCHTFPEVGLLLQQELHVLQAWIKTFDKERDLYAISESLRKDINTLNELQLILQCYIARYIEDQHLLCNEGEVFRMCLNQLDQKCNESLAVAQRSDINLILHFSKALFLILFELDQDDLGDGNKVTGSTCVRRFVTIHKFYQNIECCKEEFWECLKNLEELGTNKFRFERFMQIIVGGFVLCAMIMHRGSQTRLAGTSGNADINPFDYEQLRIAPDHIFVDKLRRIYDVFVGLQIQEMHSCLIELECIRAPLSRLFDQVCYLIQKRKLFSEIAPIYSCISIQDLRQKLQIDPSVPPTRDEILVHLMRYCMQDRGINFKLDLVADTVTFYSEQHSEPLHDAVFSETRMGHKSHKSSISKDRAIVEDIKAAHEMPEVEYAHDIGILESQVDSQSHSKSNTKSMSRHVSGHDPDSFGQDTISFFDTLRLARETYQGSNIDNSVYTIAKLTNEALQEISNDVR; encoded by the coding sequence ATGACGGATGAGAGCGATAACTACAATGACTTTATGATGTCCGATGAGGACATGGACTCAATTGAGATGGAGGATGAGGAGAATGATGTTGAAGGCGATGAGGGCCAACGAGGTGGCCAGGAATGGGTCCAAAACTATGAGCAGGGCTTGAGTTTATGGAATGATGAGAACTATGTGGCTGCAAGACAAGTGTTTTTGAAGACCTTGAGTATGCTAGTAAGTGAGGAAGAGTTGATCGAGATGAGATGTAAAATACATAGGCAAGTTCTAGAATGTTGGTGTAAAATATTGATGTATGGAGAGCCTGATAATGAACAATCTACTGAGATTATTGCTGATTTTAGGAACTTTGTAGAATTAGTGAATGAGTTGCACGGGAAGGCGAATTGCTCCCTTGATCTTAGCTCTATGTTCCATCATGTAACTATGGATTTCATGCCCAATATCTACGATAGGACGTTTATCCCCGGTATAACAGATGATGAGGAGTCCAGTAAGTGGGCTAAGATGACATTCAAGACTACTATATTGCAAATATTACAAGGCAGTTGGGTTTGTCATACATTTCCAGAAGTAGGTTTACTATTACAACAAGAGCTACATGTGTTGCAGGCCTGGATCAAGACATTCGATAAAGAGCGGGATTTATATGCCATTTCAGAATCGTTAAGGAAAGATATCAACACTTTGAATGAATTACAACTGATATTACAGTGTTATATTGCTCGCTATATTGAAGATCAGCATTTGTTATGCAATGAAGGGGAGGTATTCAGAATGTGTTTAAACCAACTGGATCAAAAATGTAATGAATCTTTAGCTGTCGCACAAAGGTCTGAtattaatttaattttGCATTTCAGCAAGGCTTTGTTTCTGATACTATTTGAGCTAGATCAAGATGATCTAGGAGACGGGAATAAAGTCACTGGAAGTACTTGTGTGCGAAGGTTTGTGACAATACACAAGttctatcaaaatattgaatgtTGTAAAGAGGAGTTTTGGGAATGCCTCAAGAACCTGGAGGAGCTAGGTACTAATAAGTTTCGGTTCGAGAGGTTCATGCAAATTATTGTGGGTGGCTTTGTGTTATGCGCCATGATTATGCATCGAGGATCCCAGACACGACTGGCTGGAACGTCGGGCAATGCAGATATTAACCCGTTCGACTATGAGCAACTGCGTATTGCCCCAGATCATATATTTGTTGACAAACTACGAAGAATATATGATGTGTTCGTCGGCTTACAAATCCAAGAAATGCACAGTTGCTTAATAGAACTCGAGTGTATACGGGCTCCATTGTCCCGTTTGTTTGACCAAGTATGTTACTTAATACAAAAGCGGAAATTGTTCAGTGAAATTGCTCCAATATATAGCTGCATATCCATACAAGATTTACGCCAAAAGTTACAAATCGATCCCTCAGTACCACCCACTCGGGATGAAATTCTTGTCCATTTGATGAGGTACTGCATGCAGGACAGAGGCATTAATTTTAAACTAGACTTAGTGGCCGACACAGTGACCTTTTATTCGGAGCAACACAGCGAACCACTTCACGATGCTGTGTTTTCAGAGACCAGGATGGGCCATAAGTCCCATAAGTCATCAATCTCTAAGGATAGAGCCATTGTCGAAGACATCAAGGCTGCGCATGAAATGCCAGAGGTAGAGTACGCCCACGACATAGGAATCCTGGAGTCCCAAGTGGATTCGCAGTCGCATTCTAAGTCGAACACGAAATCTATGTCAAGGCATGTGTCTGGGCATGATCCTGATTCTTTTGGCCAAGACACGATAAGTTTCTTCGACACATTGCGACTCGCAAGAGAGACTTATCAAGGAAGCAACATCGACAACTCGGTCTACACCATCGCAAAGCTAACCAACGAAGCACTACAGGAAATAAGCAACGATGTAAGATAG
- the MSN1 gene encoding Msn1p (CAGL0E02079g~Ortholog(s) have sequence-specific DNA binding activity) yields the protein MNREGISGPGGAIITHDSVSTGSSSNSKNNGGNNNNSNIPNGNSSMGDDIMVLSRINDIERRMMMFENMFHALSGRLDHHFKKYDVLVSSQQQQISELNAVITTLLNDQYRHAEFVRDKLSHSLHGISSTSISLNGISNQNNDNRSNGFANNNSSGVASGSSNGVNSQGNTNNNSNRSSSTSHLNNPNMLGNNSSGTGNNHNNNSVGASNSNQSVTHTILDDILNEHDLQDKKYSGNRNPGDMNSRNDVNDKSQQSPRDPMSLKKTKFIHHRQYNDVTDGDSVIPYTNPYVDQSGHQQNNLTSNILFNDSTSGQNAGNQGTQQATQNREEGMPSSPGRKSYSSKRGPKKKKVMYHKPFQFIKSPHSVMEIWKEYTEGIDGQPSIREMESLYSTGWRRDAAVNKRYSRRKVLWKAIETGLSRGYTLDYIIDLLENYRIIDPEKNTKQPIGWLCQVNNIPDLLK from the coding sequence ATGAATAGAGAAGGAATTAGTGGACCTGGTGGTGCAATTATAACGCACGACAGTGTGAGTACTGGGAGTAGTTCCAATTCGAAGAATAACGGTGgcaacaataacaatagcAATATACCTAATGGAAACTCCAGTATGGGTGACGATATAATGGTACTAAGTAGGATAAATGACATAGAGCGAAGAATGATGATGTTTGAGAACATGTTTCACGCGTTGAGCGGGCGATTGGATCATCATTTCAAGAAGTATGACGTTCTAGTGTCCTcgcaacaacaacaaataagTGAACTGAATGCAGTGATAACAACACTACTGAATGATCAGTATAGACATGCTGAGTTTGTCAGAGATAAGCTATCACACTCTCTACATGGCATATCTTCAACATCTATTTCATTGAATGGTATTTCGAATCAGAACAATGATAATAGATCCAATGGATTTGcaaataataattcaaGTGGTGTGGCCTCGGGTAGCTCCAATGGAGTTAATAGCCAAGGAAAtaccaataataatagCAATAGAAGTAGCTCTACTAGTCATCTCAACAACCCCAACATGTTAGGAAACAACAGTAGTGGCACAGGCAATAATCACAATAATAATTCAGTTGGAGCTAGTAACTCTAACCAGAGTGTCACTCACACAATACTAGACGATATTCTTAATGAGCACGACTTGCAAGACAAGAAATATTCCGGAAATCGTAATCCTGGTGATATGAATTCTAGGAATGATGTCAATGACAAGTCACAACAAAGTCCTAGGGACCCTATGTCTTTGAAAAAGACGAAATTTATTCACCATAGGCAATACAATGATGTTACAGATGGCGACTCGGTGATACCGTATACAAACCCATATGTCGATCAAAGTGGACATCAACAGAATAATCTAACCTctaatattcttttcaatgataGTACATCAGGTCAAAATGCCGGCAACCAAGGTACTCAACAGGCCACTCAGAATAGAGAGGAAGGTATGCCATCATCCCCTGGCCGTAAATCATACTCTTCAAAAAGAGGACctaagaaaaagaaagtgaTGTATCACAAGCCATTTCAATTTATAAAATCTCCTCATTCGGTTATGGAGATTTGGAAGGAGTATACTGAAGGTATTGATGGGCAACCTTCCATTAGGGAAATGGAATCATTATACTCAACAGGTTGGAGACGCGATGCAGCTGTAAACAAAAGATACTCTAGGAGAAAGGTTTTGTGGAAAGCAATCGAAACTGGTCTTTCCAGAGGCTATACATTGGATTACATTATTGACTTGTTGGAAAATTATAGAATTATTGATCCAGAAAAGAATACAAAGCAACCTATTGGTTGGCTTTGTCAAGTTAACAACATTCCAGACCTCTTAAAATAA
- the RPL18A gene encoding 60S ribosomal protein eL18 (CAGL0E02013g~Ortholog(s) have cytosolic large ribosomal subunit localization), translating to MGIDHTSKQHKRVSHRTAPKSENVYLKMLVRLYTFLARRTDAPFNKVVLKSLFLSKINRPPVSISRIARALKQEGAASKTVVVVGTVTDDARLFDLPKTTVAALRFTAGARARIVKAGGECITLDQLAVRAPKGQNTLILRGPRNAREAVRHFGMGPHKNKAPRIMSKGRKFESARGRRRSKGFKV from the exons ATGGGTATTGATCACACTTCCAAGCAACACAAGAGAGTCAGTCACAGAACTGCTCCAAAGTCTGAAAATGTCTACTTGAAGATGTTGGTCAGATTGTACACTTTCCTAGCTC GTCGTACTGATGCTCCATTCAACAAGGTTGTCTTGAAGTCTTTGTTCTTGTCCAAGATCAACAGACCACCTGTCTCTATCTCTAGAATTGCTAGAGCTCTAAAGCAAGAAGGTGCTGCTTCCAAGACTGTCGTTGTCGTTGGTACCGTTACCGACGACGCCAGATTGTTTGACTTGCCAAAGACCACTGTTGCTGCTTTGAGATTCACCGCTGGTGCCAGAGCCAGAATCGTCAAGGCTGGTGGTGAATGTATCACTTTGGACCAATTGGCTGTCAGAGCTCCAAAGGGTCAAAACACTTTGATCTTGAGAGGTCCAAGAAACGCCAGAGAAGCCGTCAGACACTTCGGTATGGGTCCACACAAGAACAAGGCCCCAAGAATCATGTCTAAGGGTAGAAAGTTCGAATCTGCCAGAGGTAGAAGAAGATCTAAGGGTTTCAAGGTCTAA